The genomic window aaaaactttaaaatgtacaaaagaACCCAAAATCAGTATGTTTGAATATATGTTTCTGATTTCAGACTTTTTCAATACAATAAATTGTTCACTCAACATTAGAAATTCATAATACTTGAAATacaattaattgatgaaatacaaatttaattttattagtcGCTTTTGTTTACAAGTTTATATTCCCTCCCAAGGCATCCCTCAATTCTCTCCAGAAGTGATCATTATTCCCATCTTCTTCAGGACAATCTATTATATTGTTATCCAAATTAGAGATTTCATCAGGAATAGATACATTTGGAAAACGAATGATGCGACATAAAAAGTTTTCTTGGTTATGGTCAAGGTTTTCTTGGTTATTGATGAGGACTTCTTCCTGATCTATATGTGATTCCATATGCTTTCTAATCATGGCCAATTCGAAACATTGCCTTTTTGATTTTAGGTAGTTTTTTGTCACAAGACATACAGCTTTTCCACTATTTTTAATGGAATTTCTTATGGCGTTTATGGTCATCCCCGCGTGTGGATCATCACGGTGCCtgacaaataacttaaaattatGTTGGGCTTCAAGGTTTGGGACCACATATTTAAGAACAATTGGCAAATCTTTCTCTGCATATGAAATCATTGCATGAAAACTTCCATCCTCTGACTGATTATCTTcataacaaaaaacatttttgaaaatgtttaaaatcttaaaaaaaacatcttttaattcccatttttttttcactagaATGTAAATGACGACGCTAAAAAAGAGGACAACTGATGCAGCactacaaatatatttaatgagaTTTGATTTACAGTTTTCCTTTAACAAAACTGAAGAAGCTTCAACATcggaaaaattaaatttttgtgaaCTTGACAAAGAACATTCGTAGcgtttaatgtttttaaagtgatttttatGAAGCGTAATCCATTCCAGAAAATCTGCGGTTTTACAAGAACATAAGACTTGGTTTTCAGATAAATCTATCATAAGGtttgatgtttgaaataaattttcgaATGACTTTCGCGCGTCCATTTCAAATGTTGTTAGTTTGTTCTGTTTTAGATTgatgaatttcatatttttcatatgatttattttaactcGCCAAATCGATATTTgattgttttgtaaatttaatatttgcaattgtggcatatttttaaaaactaactCTGATAAAGCAATAATATTATTGTACGACAGATCAAGAACTTCTAAAGATTTagtgtttttaaagatttctcccTCAATATCGTTCGACAGGCTTTTACCAATatcattttttgacatttttaagaACTTTACGCCTTTCGCGTAATTTAAGAACGATTTTGAGATGTGTGAGCAATAATTGTTAGACATGTCGGCTATTTCTACATTTTCAATGCCCCGAACTGGACCGTCCCaggaaaacaaaaaattgtctTGTATGTAAAGTTCTCTTAAGCCAGTTGCATTTATACCACATTCAGGTATTCTGCTAAAAAGTCGACTCATATTTGCATATAAAACCTTTAGACTTTTTGGTAAAATAATTGTCCAATTCAAGTGCCAACTTTTGGAAGGAAGAAAGCTCAAGGGAGCTCTTTTAGTTTCAGACACATCAAACTTTGCAGCTAAGACATCTGATTTTTCTTTGCAAGTATCAAATATCGATTCCGGATATGGAGGTGGACGGAGCTGCAGGCTCATATTATAAACACGTATATTTTGCAAAAAGGAAAAATCTATGAGATATCTTCCAGTCGTAAGTTTATTTTCTCCAaaagaaattaatgttaaattgaTGGGTAAGAGTCGAAGTGCTTGTGGTTCAAGTTGTTCTAGTCTGTTCTTTTCAAAGTAGATTTCAGAAATGTTTGTGTGTTTCAAGTTCTCCAGATGACGTTTCAAAATCATTGTACCCATTCCTGTTAAA from Magallana gigas chromosome 9, xbMagGiga1.1, whole genome shotgun sequence includes these protein-coding regions:
- the LOC105336099 gene encoding toll-like receptor 4; this translates as MEKELKLDLFLCKSLLYLLLITNATFSKTTWNVCQFRSVECVCQNVPNNQLKVDCSGRRLLNIPTFSSSVIWVDLSNNLIEEITSGFPKNVRYIDLSANKIQHLDGQPFLGLFHLKTLNLERNVLNISLLYQGVFSDLHSLTELSFKGNIRNEITETVIKDEVFAELSSLKTLKIDGSPNATFGKRFANLTHLQNLDLSGITGNCSLKKISRNMFLYLTRLVYIDVSACSVLDIEKGTFGKLRKLKHLDVSHNRELGFASLPNITHNLKDTSIKTLRANGINCLTGMGTMILKRHLENLKHTNISEIYFEKNRLEQLEPQALRLLPINLTLISFGENKLTTGRYLIDFSFLQNIRVYNMSLQLRPPPYPESIFDTCKEKSDVLAAKFDVSETKRAPLSFLPSKSWHLNWTIILPKSLKVLYANMSRLFSRIPECGINATGLRELYIQDNFLFSWDGPVRGIENVEIADMSNNYCSHISKSFLNYAKGVKFLKMSKNDIGKSLSNDIEGEIFKNTKSLEVLDLSYNNIIALSELVFKNMPQLQILNLQNNQISIWRVKINHMKNMKFINLKQNKLTTFEMDARKSFENLFQTSNLMIDLSENQVLCSCKTADFLEWITLHKNHFKNIKRYECSLSSSQKFNFSDVEASSVLLKENCKSNLIKYICSAASVVLFFSVVIYILVKKKWELKDVFFKILNIFKNVFCYEDNQSEDGSFHAMISYAEKDLPIVLKYVVPNLEAQHNFKLFVRHRDDPHAGMTINAIRNSIKNSGKAVCLVTKNYLKSKRQCFELAMIRKHMESHIDQEEVLINNQENLDHNQENFLCRIIRFPNVSIPDEISNLDNNIIDCPEEDGNNDHFWRELRDALGGNINL